In Hyphomicrobiales bacterium, one genomic interval encodes:
- a CDS encoding ATP-binding cassette domain-containing protein encodes MTASAGGGPLIEMRGVTKIIGEAIPVTLVRDIDLTIEPGEFVAITGPSGSGKSSLLYLLGLLDAPTHGEVLIEGRTTSDLSEAERARLRLALLGFVFQFHFLLPEFSALANVMLPMRALARLPEPAMRRRAEELLASLGLADHRLKLPGQLSGGQRQRVAIARALANEPHVILADEPTGNLDTASSEQVLGIFEELVHGAGRAIVMVTHNMDLAARATRHVQIIDGRLVT; translated from the coding sequence ATGACGGCATCGGCTGGCGGCGGCCCGCTCATCGAAATGCGCGGTGTCACCAAGATCATCGGCGAGGCCATACCGGTGACGCTCGTTCGCGACATCGACCTCACCATCGAACCCGGCGAGTTCGTCGCCATCACGGGACCGTCGGGCTCCGGCAAGAGTTCGCTCCTTTATCTCCTTGGTCTGCTCGATGCTCCGACCCACGGCGAGGTGCTGATCGAGGGGCGGACCACCAGCGATCTCAGCGAGGCCGAACGCGCCCGCTTGCGCCTCGCCCTCCTCGGCTTCGTCTTCCAGTTCCATTTCCTGTTGCCGGAGTTTTCGGCCCTCGCCAACGTCATGCTGCCGATGCGTGCGCTCGCTCGCCTTCCCGAGCCCGCGATGCGCCGGCGTGCCGAGGAATTGCTCGCCTCGCTCGGCCTCGCCGACCACCGCCTGAAACTGCCGGGCCAGCTTTCGGGCGGTCAGCGCCAGCGCGTCGCCATCGCCCGCGCGCTCGCCAACGAGCCGCACGTCATCCTCGCCGACGAGCCGACCGGCAACCTCGATACCGCCTCGAGCGAGCAGGTCCTCGGCATCTTCGAGGAGTTGGTGCACGGTGCCGGCCGCGCCATCGTCATGGTCACCCACAACATGGACCTCGCCGCCCGTGCCACCCGCCACGTCCAGATCATCGACGGCCGGCTGGTCACGTGA
- a CDS encoding efflux RND transporter periplasmic adaptor subunit yields the protein MPPLDPKSPPAPADPAKPATPAAVKSAATPPPARKAPTFSLAAILAFLVAAILALWWLAGRDVEVTVARLARGSAAEVVYATGIVEPKTWAKVTAPSRRRITELCDCEGKTVKQGEILARLDDGEERAQLTELEARLAYLREDVQRLRRLVERNITSRKEFDEKLTQIREFEARIVAQKHRIEELQLRSPMDGVVLRRDGEVGEIAGVGAGDVLLWIGQPQPLQIVAEVNEDDVFRVKTGQRVLLRHEGHEGVPLTAAVDRITPKGTPETKTFRVFLSLPDDTPLLIGMSIEANIVVREAENAVLVPTEAVSAGKAQVVENGRLRQRDVVLGARGGRVSEVISGLEPGDIVLVPRRDDLDTGTRVRMREVANR from the coding sequence ATGCCCCCCCTCGACCCGAAATCGCCCCCCGCACCGGCCGACCCGGCGAAACCGGCAACGCCGGCCGCGGTCAAATCAGCCGCGACACCACCCCCCGCCCGCAAGGCGCCCACCTTCTCGCTCGCGGCGATCCTCGCCTTCCTGGTCGCCGCGATCCTCGCCCTCTGGTGGCTGGCCGGCCGCGATGTCGAGGTCACCGTCGCACGCCTTGCCCGTGGCAGCGCCGCCGAGGTCGTCTATGCGACCGGGATCGTCGAGCCCAAGACCTGGGCCAAGGTCACGGCTCCCTCCCGCCGGCGCATCACCGAACTCTGTGACTGCGAAGGCAAGACGGTGAAGCAGGGCGAGATTCTCGCCCGCCTCGACGATGGCGAGGAGCGCGCCCAGCTGACAGAGCTCGAGGCGCGCCTCGCCTACCTTCGCGAGGACGTCCAGCGGCTCCGCCGGCTGGTTGAACGCAACATCACCTCGCGCAAGGAATTCGACGAGAAGCTGACCCAGATCCGAGAGTTCGAGGCGAGGATCGTCGCCCAGAAGCACCGCATCGAGGAACTGCAGTTGCGCTCGCCGATGGATGGCGTCGTGCTCCGACGGGACGGTGAGGTCGGCGAGATCGCCGGCGTCGGCGCTGGCGATGTCCTCTTGTGGATCGGCCAGCCGCAGCCGCTGCAGATCGTGGCGGAGGTCAACGAGGACGATGTCTTCCGCGTCAAGACGGGTCAGCGCGTTCTGTTGCGTCACGAGGGCCACGAAGGCGTACCGCTGACCGCAGCCGTCGATCGCATTACGCCGAAGGGGACACCCGAGACCAAGACGTTCCGCGTCTTTCTTTCACTGCCGGACGACACGCCCCTGCTCATAGGCATGAGCATCGAGGCCAACATCGTCGTGCGCGAGGCCGAGAACGCCGTCCTCGTGCCGACCGAGGCGGTGAGCGCCGGCAAGGCGCAGGTGGTCGAGAATGGACGTCTGCGACAGCGGGACGTCGTGCTCGGCGCGCGTGGCGGGCGCGTGAGCGAAGTCATTTCGGGCCTCGAGCCCGGCGATATCGTCCTCGTGCCGCGCCGCGACGATCTCGACACCGGTACCCGGGTGCGCATGCGGGAGGTGGCGAACCGATGA
- a CDS encoding FtsX-like permease family protein, translating to MSLILDIAFTHVRSRLRQTLVGMFGVAMGVGFSVMMAALMEGSQRDFVDQLVDSLPHVTVSDEQRNPPRQPAEDAFDAVAYSGLRSPVTRAGIKNPYAIVATLEDWLEGAVAPSTQTRAVIRYAGRDTAANVTGVDPKREPFVSKLADQVVDGTLDELYKASNAIILGDKLAARIGARVGNTITLASGTGQVISCTVVALHHSGISQNDETQAYTLIKTAQILAGQTGLVNAIRVRADAVLEARTIASRIEAQTGYKSVSWQEANEDLLSAFEIRNFIMYTVVGAILLVASFGTFNIIPTITHEKTRDIAILKSLGFTEATVRSIFLIEAILIGGAGTVLGWALGYVLCLMLGSIEFKSPFMDATTLPIYYTATHYAIAALVALTASAIAGYLPARKAASVHPVEIIRGAS from the coding sequence ATGAGCCTCATCCTGGACATCGCCTTCACGCATGTCCGCTCGCGCCTGCGTCAGACGTTGGTCGGCATGTTCGGCGTCGCCATGGGCGTCGGCTTCTCGGTCATGATGGCGGCTCTGATGGAGGGTTCGCAGCGCGACTTCGTCGACCAGCTCGTCGACAGCCTGCCGCATGTCACGGTGAGCGACGAGCAGCGCAATCCGCCACGCCAGCCGGCCGAGGACGCCTTCGACGCGGTCGCCTATTCGGGCCTGCGCTCGCCGGTGACGCGGGCCGGGATCAAGAACCCCTATGCCATCGTCGCCACGCTCGAGGATTGGCTCGAGGGAGCCGTCGCCCCTTCGACGCAGACCCGCGCCGTGATCCGCTATGCCGGACGCGACACGGCAGCGAACGTCACCGGCGTCGACCCAAAGCGCGAGCCCTTCGTTTCCAAGCTCGCCGATCAGGTCGTCGACGGCACGCTCGATGAACTCTACAAGGCCTCGAACGCGATCATTCTCGGCGACAAGCTCGCGGCCCGCATCGGCGCGCGCGTCGGCAACACCATTACGCTCGCGTCGGGAACCGGTCAGGTGATCTCCTGCACGGTCGTCGCCCTGCACCATTCGGGCATCAGCCAGAACGACGAGACGCAGGCCTACACGCTCATCAAGACCGCTCAGATCCTCGCCGGCCAGACCGGCCTCGTCAATGCCATCCGCGTCCGCGCCGACGCCGTTCTCGAGGCGCGCACCATCGCTTCCCGCATCGAGGCTCAGACCGGATATAAATCCGTTTCCTGGCAGGAGGCCAACGAGGACCTCCTGTCGGCCTTCGAGATTCGCAACTTCATCATGTACACCGTGGTCGGCGCGATCCTCCTCGTCGCCTCCTTCGGAACCTTCAACATCATCCCCACGATCACCCACGAGAAGACCCGCGACATCGCCATCCTCAAGTCCCTCGGCTTCACCGAGGCGACCGTGCGCAGCATTTTCCTCATCGAGGCGATCCTGATCGGCGGCGCAGGCACCGTCCTCGGCTGGGCGCTCGGCTACGTGCTCTGCCTCATGCTCGGCTCGATCGAGTTCAAGAGCCCGTTCATGGACGCCACCACGCTGCCGATCTATTACACCGCGACGCACTACGCCATTGCCGCCCTCGTCGCCCTCACGGCATCCGCGATCGCCGGCTACCTTCCGGCCCGCAAGGCCGCGAGCGTCCACCCGGTCGAGATCATCCGGGGGGCCTCGTGA
- a CDS encoding 3-keto-5-aminohexanoate cleavage protein — protein sequence MPDPTPCVITVAITGSVPRKADNPAVPITVAEQIESTHEAFEEGASLAHCHVRLDDGTPTSDPERFARLKEGIERYCPGMIVQLSTGGRSGTGRERGGMIPLRPDMCSLSVGSNNFPTRVYENSPDLVDWLASEMRAHGVKPEIECFDLSHIFQAVAMQRDGRLDGPLHVQFVMGVKNAMPVDRPAFDFFRETIARLAPDATWTAAGIGRDQIALNHWALETGGHCRTGLEDNVRLDKDTLAPSNAALVRRVVDLCPRYARRPATVAEARAILGLRPAA from the coding sequence ATGCCCGATCCGACCCCTTGCGTCATCACCGTTGCCATCACCGGTTCCGTGCCGCGCAAGGCCGACAACCCGGCGGTGCCGATCACCGTCGCCGAACAGATCGAATCGACCCACGAAGCCTTCGAGGAAGGCGCGAGCCTCGCCCACTGCCACGTCCGCCTCGATGACGGCACACCGACCTCCGACCCCGAACGCTTCGCCCGCCTGAAAGAGGGCATCGAGCGTTACTGTCCCGGCATGATCGTGCAACTGTCGACCGGCGGGCGCTCCGGCACAGGGCGCGAGCGTGGCGGCATGATCCCGCTCCGCCCGGACATGTGCTCGCTCTCGGTCGGCTCCAACAACTTCCCGACGCGCGTCTACGAGAACAGCCCCGACCTCGTCGACTGGTTGGCGTCCGAGATGCGCGCCCACGGCGTCAAGCCCGAGATCGAGTGCTTCGACCTCAGCCACATCTTCCAGGCGGTCGCCATGCAGCGCGACGGCCGCCTCGATGGCCCTCTCCACGTCCAGTTCGTGATGGGCGTCAAGAACGCCATGCCGGTCGACCGGCCGGCCTTCGACTTTTTTCGCGAGACGATCGCCCGCCTCGCCCCCGACGCCACTTGGACCGCCGCCGGCATCGGCCGCGATCAGATCGCGCTCAACCACTGGGCCCTCGAAACGGGCGGCCACTGCCGCACCGGCCTCGAAGACAACGTGCGCCTCGACAAGGATACCCTCGCCCCCTCGAACGCCGCCCTCGTGCGCCGCGTCGTCGACCTCTGCCCGCGGTACGCACGCCGTCCGGCCACCGTCGCAGAAGCGCGCGCGATTCTCGGCCTGCGACCGGCGGCCTGA